A genomic segment from Pristiophorus japonicus isolate sPriJap1 chromosome 16, sPriJap1.hap1, whole genome shotgun sequence encodes:
- the LOC139226643 gene encoding myosin-4-like, whose amino-acid sequence MGDAEMAVFGKAAQFLRKTDKERVEAQNRPFDAKTACFAPDDKELYVKGIVKSKEGGKATVETEDKRTVTVKEDLVLPMNPPKFDKVEDMVMMTHLNEATVLYNLKERYAAWMIYTYSGLFCVTVNPYKWLPVYDPEVVSGYRGKKRQEAPPHIFSISDNAYQAMSTDRENQSILITGESGAGKTVNTKRVIQYFASVACTSDKKKEDQPVGKIQGSLEDQIIQANPLLEAFGNAKTVRNDNSSRFGKFIRIHFGATGKLASADIETYLLEKSRVTFQLKAERSYHIFYQMMTNHKPEIVESCLITTNPYDYPFISQGEITVKSIDDTEELMATDTAIDILGFVIDEKWGIYKLTGAVMHFGNMKFKQKQREEQAEPDGTEDADKVAYLTGLNSADLLKALCYPRVKVGNEFVTKGQTVQQVYNSVGALAKSVFEKMFLWMVIRINQQLDTKQARQFFIGVLDIAGFEIFDYNSLEQLCINFTNEKLQQFFNHHMFVLEQEEYKKEGIDWEFIDFGMDLAACIELIEKPMGIFSILEEECMFPKASDVSFKNKLYDQHLGKSNNFLKPKPVKGRPEAHFSLAHYAGNVDYNITGWLDKNKDPLNETVIGLFQKSSVKLLGVLYAASAEAESAGKKAGKKKGGSFQTVSALFRENLGKLMANLRTTHPHFVRCLIPNETKTPGIMENHLVIHQLRCNGVLEGIRICRKGFPSRIIYGDFKQRYRVLNASAIPEGQFIDSKKASEKLLGSIDVDHTQYKFGHTKVFFKAGLLGALEEMRDEKLAQLVTGTQALCRGYLMRVEFKRMMERREALFTLQYNIRSFTNVKHWPWMQLYFKIKPLLKSAETEKEMANMKDEFEKTKEALIKSETRRKELEEKMVTFVQEKNDLLLQVQSEGETLADAEERCEGLIKNKIQLEAKVKEANERLEDEEEINAELTAKKRKLEDECSELKKDIDDLELTLAKVEKEKHATENKVKNLTEEMASLDENIAKVTKEKKALQEAHQQTLDDLQAEEDKVNTLTKTKTKLEQQVDDLEGSLEQEKKLRMDLERSKRKLEGDLKLSQEVTMDLENDKQQLDEKLKKKEFEISQLQSKVEDEQALASQLQKKIKELQARIEELEEEIEAERASRAKTEKQRADLARELEEISERLEEAGGATSAQIEMNKKREAEFQKMRRDLEESTLQHEATAAALRKKQADTVAELGEQIDNLQRVKQKLEKEKSELKMEIDDLASNMESVSKAKANLEKVSRTFEDQVGELKAKHDEHQRLINDLSTHKARLGTENGELNRQVEEKEALVSQLTRGKQGYTQQLEELKRQLEEETKAKGALAHALQSARHDCDLLREQYEEEQEAKAELQRGMSKANSEVAQWRSKYETDAIQRTEELEEAKKKLAQRLQDAEEHIEAVNSKCASLEKTKQRLQGEVEDLMIDVERANSAAAALDKKQRNFDKVLADWKQKFEESQTELEAAQKESRGLSTEIFKIKNAYEESLDQLETLKRENKNLQQEISDLTEQLGESSKALHELEKAKKTAEQEKGEIQAALEEAEASLEHEESKILRIQLELNQVKSEVDRKIAEKDEEIDQLKRNQQRVVDTMQSALESEVRSRNDALRIKKKMEGDLNEMEIQLGHANRQASEAQKHLRNLQGQLKDTQLQLDDACRSQEDLKEQLAMVERRSGLQQAEIEEMRAALEQTDRARKIAEQELIDVTERVQLLHSQNTSLINTKKKLDSDLNHLQSEMEETIQESRNAEDKAKKAITDAAMMAEELKKEQDTSAHLERMKKNLEQTVKDLQHRLDEAEQLAMKGGKKQLQKLESRVRELENELEAEQKRGADAVKGVRKYERRVKELSYQSDEDKKNVLRLQDLVDKLQMKVKAYKRQSEETEEQANVHLSKFRKVQHELEEAEERADIAESQVSKLRTKSRDINVKATEE is encoded by the exons ATGGGGGACGCGGAAATGGCAGTGTTTGGAAAGGCGGCGCAGTTTTTGCGTAAGACTGATAAGGAAAGAGTGGAAGCTCAGAATCGACCATTCGATGCAAAAACTGCCTGCTTTGCCCCCGACGATAAAGAATTGTACGTTAAAGGTATCGTCAAGAGCAAGGAGGGTGGCAAAGCCACGGTGGAAACCGAGGACAAGAGG ACCGTAACTGTTAAAGAAGACCTAGTCCTCCCAATGAACCCTCCAAAATTCGATAAAGTCGAGGACATGGTCATGATGACCCACCTAAATGAAGCCACTGTGTTGTATAACCTCAAAGAGCGTTACGCAGCCTGGATGATCTAT ACCTACTCTGGGCTGTTCTGTGTCACTGTAAACCCCTACAAGTGGTTGCCAGTGTACGATCCCGAGGTCGTGTCTGGTTACAGAGGCAAGAAGCGTCAAGAGGCTCCTCCCCACATCTTCTCCATCTCTGACAATGCTTATCAGGCCATGTCAACCG ATCGTGAAAATCAGTCCATCTTGATCAC CGGAGAATCTGGTGCTGGAAAGACTGTGAACACGAAACGTGTCATCCAGTACTTTGCATCAGTTGCATGCACTTCTGACAAGAAGAAGGAGGATCAACCAGTTGGGAAGATACAG GGGTCCCTGGAGGATCAAATCATCCAGGCTAACCCGTTGCTGGAAGCCTTTGGTAATGCCAAGACAGTGAGAAATGACAACTCGTCTCGCTTC GGTAAATTCATCAGAATTCACTTCGGTGCCACCGGGAAACTAGCTTCTGCTGATATTGAAACTT ATCTACTGGAAAAATCCAGAGTAACATTCCAGCTGAAAGCTGAAAGGAGTTACCACATTTTCTACCAGATGATGACCAACCATAAGCCAGAAATTGTTG AATCTTGTCTCATTACCACCAATCCCTATGATTATCCATTCATCAGCCAGGGTGAGATTACTGTCAAGAGTATTGACGATACAGAAGAATTGATGGCGACTGAT ACTGCTATCGATATCTTGGGCTTCGTAATTGATGAGAAATGGGGCATCTATAAACTCACTGGTGCAGTCATGCACTTTGGTAACATGAAATTCAAGCAAAAACAGCGTGAAGAGCAGGCTGAGCCCGATGGCACAGAAG ACGCCGACAAGGTTGCCTACCTGACTGGCCTCAACTCTGCAGATTTGCTAAAGGCTTTATGCTATCCACGAGTAAAGGTTGGCAATGAATTTGTGACCAAAGGTCAGACTGTTCAGCAG GTCTACAACTCAGTTGGTGCCCTTGCCAAATCAGTTTTTGAGAAAATGTTCTTGTGGATGGTTATCCGTATCAATCAGCAATTGGACACAAAACAGGCCAGACAGTTTTTCATTGGTGTGCTGGATATTGCTGGGTTCGAAATTTTTGAT TACAACAGCTTGGAACAGTTATGTATCAACTTCACGAATGAGAAACTGCAGCAGTTCTTCAACCACCACATGTTCGTTCTGGAACAAGAAGAGTACAAGAAGGAAGGAATTGATTGGGAATTCATTGACTTTGGTATGGATCTGGCTGCTTGCATTGAACTCATTGAAAAG CCCATGGGTATCTTCTCAATCCTGGAAGAGGAGTGCATGTTCCCCAAGGCCTCAGacgtttctttcaagaataaactgTATGACCAGCATCTTGGAAAGTCAAACAACTTCCTTAAACCGAAGCCTGTCAAAGGAAGGCCTGAAGCTCACTTCTCACTGGCTCATTATGCTGGCAATGTGGACTACAACATTACTGGCTGGCTGGATAAGAACAAGGACCCCTTGAATGAAACTGTAATTGGACTGTTCCAGAAATCATCAGTAAAACTTTTGGGTGTTCTCTATGCTGCAAGTGCTGAAG CTGAATCCGCTGGCAAGAAAGCTGGCAAAAAGAAGGGTGGTTCCTTCCAGACAGTGTCTGCTCTGTTCAGG GAAAACTTAGGCAAGCTGATGGCTAACCTGAGAACTACGCATCCACATTTTGTGCGTTGTTTAATCCCCAACGAGACAAAGACACCAG GTATTATGGAAAACCACCTTGTTATACACCAGCTGAGGTGCAATGGTGTGCTTGAAGGTATCAGAATCTGCAGAAAGGGATTCCCAAGCAGAATCATCTATGGTGACTTCAAGCAAAG ATACAGGGTTCTTAATGCAAGTGCCATTCCAGAAGGTCAGTTCATTGATAGCAAGAAGGCTTCAGAGAAGCTATTGGGATCCATTGATGTAGATCACACCCAGTACAAATTTGGACACACTAAG GTATTCTTCAAGGCTGGACTCTTGGGTGCACTTGAAGAGATGAGAGATGAAAAGTTGGCACAACTCGTTACCGGCACCCAGGCTCTTTGCCGTGGATATTTAATGAGGGTTGAATTTAAGAGAATGATGGAAAGAAG GGAAGCACTGTTCACTCTACAGTACAACATCCGTTCATTCACAAACGTTAAACACTGGCCATGGATGCAATTATATTTCAAGATCAAACCTCTTCTGAAGAGTGCTGAAACTGAAAAGGAAATGGCAAATATGAAAGATGAGTTTGAGAAAACTAAGGAGGCGCTTATCAAATCTGAAACACGAAGGAAGGAATTAGAAGAGAAAATGGTGACTTTTGTACAGGAAAAGAATGATCTCCTACTCCAAGTCCAATCG GAAGGTGAAACTCTGGCAGATGCGGAAGAAAGATGTGAGGGACTGATTAAAAATAAAATTCAATTGGAGGCTAAAGTGAAGGAAGCTAATGAAAGATTGGAAGATGAAGAGGAGATAAACGCTGAACTCACAGCTAAGAAGAGAAAACTGGAGGATGAGTGTTCTGAACTGAAGAAGGATATTGATGACTTGGAGCTCACTTTAGCCAAAGTTGAAAAAGAAAAACATGCCACTGAGAACAAG GTTAAAAACCTCACTGAAGAGATGGCTAGTCTCGATGAAAACATCGCTAAAGTAACAAAGGAAAAGAAAGCCCTCCAAGAGGCCCATCAGCAGACTTTGGATGATCTCCAGGCCGAGGAAGACAAAGTCAACACTCTAACCAAAACAAAGACTAAGTTGGAACAACAAGTTGATGAT CTTGAAGGTTCTCTAGAACAGGAGAAGAAACTTCGCATGGATCTTGAACGCTCCAAGAGGAAGCTTGAAGGTGACCTGAAGCTGTCGCAAGAAGTCACAATGGATTTGGAGAATGATAAGCAGCAATTGGATGAGAAGCTAAAAAA GAAGGAATTTGAAATCAGCCAGCTTCAAAGCAAAGTTGAAGATGAGCAGGCTTTGGCTTCCCAACTACAGAAAAAGATTAAAGAATTACAG GCTCGCATTGAGGAGCTTGAAGAAGAAATTGAAGCTGAACGTGCCTCTCGTGCTAAGACTGAGAAACAGAGAGCTGATCTTGCTCGGGAACTTGAAGAGATCAGTGAGCGACTAGAAGAAGCTGGAGGTGCAACTTCAGCACAGATTGAAATGAACAAAAAACGTGAAGCAGAATTTCAGAAAATGCGCCGCGATCTGGAAGAATCTACCCTGCAGCATGAAGCCACAGCTGCTGCTCTTCGTAAGAAGCAGGCTGATACCGTTGCAGAACTTGGGGAACAAATCGATAACCTGCAACGTGTGAAACAGAAACTTGAGAAGGAAAAGAGTGAGCTGAAGATGGAAATCGATGACCTTGCTAGCAACATGGAGTCTGTGTCTAAAGCTAAG GCGAACCTTGAGAAGGTGTCGCGGACTTTTGAGGACCAGGTCGGCGAACTGAAAGCCAAACACGATGAGCATCAACGTTTGATCAATGATTTATCAACTCATAAAGCTCGTCTTGGAACAGAAAACG GTGAACTGAATCGCCAGGTAGAGGAGAAGGAAGCCTTGGTATCTCAGCTGACAAGAGGTAAACAAGGATATACTCAACAGCTTGAGGAGCTCAAGAGGCAGCTGGAGGAAGAAACAAAG GCTAAGGGTGCCTTGGCACATGCTCTTCAATCTGCCCGCCATGACTGTGATCTGCTCCGTGAGCAATATGAAGAGGAACAGGAGGCAAAGGCTGAGCTCCAGCGTGGCATGTCCAAGGCCAACAGCGAAGTAGCTCAGTGGAGATCAAAATATGAAACTGACGCAATCCAGCGCAcagaggaactggaggaggccaa GAAAAAACTTGCTCAGCGTTTGCAGGATGCAGAAGAGCACATTGAGGCTGTGAACTCTAAATGTGCTTCATTGGAAAAGACAAAACAGAGATTGCAGGGTGAAGTGGAGGATCTTATGATAGATGTGGAGAGGGCAAATTCAGCAGCAGCAGCTCTTGACAAAAAACAGAGGAACTTTGACAAG GTTCTGGCAGATTGGAAGCAGAAATTTGAGGAAAGCCAGACTGAACTGGAAGCAGCTCAGAAGGAATCCCGTGGTCTCAGTACCGAGATCTTCAAAATAAAGAATGCATATGAGGAATCTCTCGATCAACTTGAAACTCTTAAACGAGAGAACAAGAATCTGCAGC AGGAGATCTCTGATCTGACTGAGCAGCTGGGTGAAAGCAGCAAGGCCCTGCACGAACTAGAAAAGGCAAAGAAGACAGCTGAGCAGGAGAAGGGTGAAATTCAGGCGGCtctggaggaggcagag GCCTCTCTGGAACATGAGGAGAGCAAGATCCTCCGTATTCAGCTAGAACTGAACCAAGTAAAATCTGAAGTTGACAGGAAAATTGCTGAGAAAGATGAGGAAATTGATCAGCTGAAGAGGAACCAACAGAGGGTTGTAGATACAATGCAAAGTGCCTTGGAGTCTGAAGTCAGGAGCAGAAATGATGCTTTAAGAATCAAAAAGAAAATGGAGGGCGATCTAAATGAAATGGAGATTCAGTTGGGACATGCTAATCGTCAGGCTTCAGAAGCTCAGAAACATCTCAGGAACCTACAGGGTCAATTAAAG GATACCCAGTTACAGCTGGATGATGCTTGCAGAAGCCAGGAAGACTTGAAGGAGCAATTGGCCATGGTTGAGCGCAGAAGTGGTCTGCAGCAGGCTGAGATTGAAGAAATGAGAGCAGCACTGGAACAGACAGATAGAGCTCGCAAAATTGCTGAACAAGAGCTTATTGATGTCACGGAGAGAGTACAGCTGCTGCACTCTCAG AACACAAGTCTCATTAACACGAAGAAGAAGCTGGATTCTGACCTGAATCATCTCCAATCTGAAATGGAAGAAACAATTCAGGAATCAAGAAATGCTGAAGATAAAGCAAAGAAGGCTATCACAGAT GCTGCCATGATGGCGGAAGAGCTGAAGAAGGAACAGGATACCAGTGCTCACCTTGAACGAATGAAGAAGAACCTCGAGCAGACAGTGAAGGACCTGCAGCATCGTCTGGATGAGGCTGAGCAACTGGCAATGAAAGGAGGAAAGAAACAGCTCCAGAAACTGGAGTCTAGG GTGCGTGAGCTGGAAAATGAACTGGAAGCTGAGCAGAAACGAGGTGCTGATGCCGTCAAAGGTGTTCGCAAATATGAAAGAAGAGTCAAGGAACTGTCCTACCAG TCAGACGAAGACAAAAAAAATGTGCTGAGACTACAGGACTTAGTTGACAAGCTGCAGATGAAGGTTAAGGCCTACAAGAGACAATCTGAGGAGACT GAGGAGCAGGCCAATGTTCACCTGTCCAAGTTCAGGAAGGTCCAGCATGAactggaggaagctgaggaacgtgCTGACATTGCAGAGTCTCAAGTCAGCAAACTTAGAACTAAAAGCCGTGACATAAATGTCAAG GCCACCGAAGAGTAG